Proteins encoded in a region of the Candidatus Zixiibacteriota bacterium genome:
- the map gene encoding type I methionyl aminopeptidase: MIVVKTNDQIARMRRAGLLVARTLDLMAEHAQPGIPTQTLDRIAEEFIRSHGGEPAFKGYQGYPATLCVSIDDEVVHGIPGSRVLEDGQIVSIDVGVRLDGWYGDAARTLTVGPVSSDAERLLGVTSQALDRAIDQAREGNHLGDISAAVQELAEGQGFSVVRELVGHGIGQKMHEEPQVPNYGKPRTGPRLEAGMVLAIEPMLNAGTANVKFDDDHWTVRTSDGSLSAHFEHTVAITATGPRILTVSSGEDA, from the coding sequence ATGATCGTGGTTAAGACAAACGACCAGATTGCCAGGATGAGGCGCGCGGGGCTGTTGGTTGCCCGCACGCTCGATCTGATGGCCGAGCACGCCCAGCCGGGCATCCCGACTCAGACGCTTGACCGGATCGCCGAGGAATTCATTCGTTCACACGGCGGAGAGCCGGCCTTCAAGGGGTATCAGGGGTATCCGGCGACGCTCTGTGTGTCGATCGACGACGAGGTTGTCCACGGCATACCGGGCAGCCGCGTTCTCGAGGATGGGCAGATTGTGTCTATCGATGTCGGGGTACGACTCGATGGGTGGTATGGCGACGCGGCGCGCACGCTCACAGTCGGGCCGGTCTCCTCGGATGCCGAGCGGCTCCTTGGGGTCACCAGCCAGGCATTGGACCGAGCCATCGACCAGGCGCGGGAAGGGAATCATCTGGGCGACATCTCAGCCGCAGTGCAGGAATTGGCGGAAGGACAAGGATTCTCGGTCGTTCGGGAACTGGTCGGCCATGGAATCGGTCAAAAGATGCACGAGGAGCCCCAAGTTCCCAATTATGGCAAGCCCCGCACCGGGCCCCGCCTGGAAGCCGGGATGGTCCTGGCCATCGAGCCGATGCTCAACGCCGGGACGGCGAATGTGAAGTTCGACGACGACCACTGGACCGTCCGCACCTCGGACGGGTCGCTTTCGGCCCACTTTGAGCATACGGTGGCCATTACCGCCACGGGCCCCAGGATTCTGACGGTCAGCAGTGGAGAGGACGCCTGA
- the infA gene encoding translation initiation factor IF-1, with translation MAKEQAITVEGKVLEPLPNAMFQVELDNGHKVLAHISGKMRMHYIKILPGDRVTLELSPYDLSRGRIVYRYK, from the coding sequence TTGGCCAAAGAACAGGCCATAACGGTCGAAGGAAAGGTGCTGGAACCGTTGCCGAACGCCATGTTTCAGGTCGAATTGGATAATGGCCACAAAGTGCTCGCGCATATTTCGGGAAAGATGCGAATGCATTATATTAAAATCTTGCCCGGTGATCGGGTGACGCTGGAATTGTCCCCCTACGATCTGTCACGTGGGCGCATTGTGTATCGGTACAAATAG
- the rpmJ gene encoding 50S ribosomal protein L36: protein MKVRASIKPRCDKCKLIRRRGVMRIICSNPRHKQRQG, encoded by the coding sequence ATGAAGGTTCGAGCATCGATCAAACCCCGTTGCGACAAGTGCAAACTGATCCGGCGGCGCGGCGTGATGCGGATCATCTGCAGCAACCCGCGCCATAAGCAGCGGCAGGGATGA
- the rpsM gene encoding 30S ribosomal protein S13 — MARIAGIDIPKEKRVVVGLTYIYGIGRSTAEKILAATGVDPSARVHSLSEEDTLKLREEIERNHRVEGALRGEVQINIKRLIDIGSYRGLRHRRNLPVRGQRTKTNARTRKGPRRALGARR, encoded by the coding sequence GTGGCACGTATTGCGGGAATCGACATTCCGAAGGAAAAGCGGGTCGTCGTCGGATTGACTTACATCTACGGCATCGGTCGGTCCACTGCCGAAAAGATCCTGGCCGCGACTGGCGTCGATCCGAGCGCGCGTGTCCACAGTCTGAGCGAGGAAGACACCCTCAAGCTGCGGGAAGAGATCGAACGCAACCACCGCGTGGAAGGCGCATTGCGCGGCGAAGTGCAGATCAATATCAAGCGGCTGATCGACATCGGCAGCTATCGCGGCCTGCGTCACCGACGCAATCTCCCGGTTCGCGGCCAGCGCACCAAGACCAACGCGCGCACCCGCAAGGGACCGCGGCGGGCGCTGGGAGCCCGCCGATAG
- the rpsK gene encoding 30S ribosomal protein S11 yields the protein MAEQPKKKKGRKKRGRVEPNGRVFIRATFNNTIVTITDMNGEVISWSSSGRRGFKGSKKSTPFAAQQAASEAAREAMDLGLRRVDINVKGPGSGREAAIRSLSAAGLHVTSIRDTTPIPHNGCRPPKRRRV from the coding sequence GTGGCGGAACAGCCAAAAAAGAAAAAAGGACGCAAGAAACGGGGACGCGTCGAGCCCAACGGCCGCGTGTTTATTCGCGCCACCTTCAACAACACGATCGTCACGATCACCGACATGAACGGCGAAGTCATTTCGTGGTCGTCGTCGGGACGCCGCGGGTTTAAGGGCTCCAAGAAGAGCACGCCATTCGCCGCGCAGCAGGCGGCCAGCGAAGCGGCCCGTGAGGCGATGGATCTCGGCCTGCGTCGGGTGGATATCAATGTCAAAGGACCGGGTTCGGGACGCGAAGCAGCCATTCGATCGCTCTCAGCGGCCGGATTGCATGTCACGTCCATTCGTGACACAACGCCGATTCCGCACAACGGTTGTCGGCCGCCGAAACGTCGACGAGTCTGA
- the rpsD gene encoding 30S ribosomal protein S4: MARYTGPKSRLCRREGEHLFGTRCQSGKCSLDKAPGGPGQHGSRPRRKTSEYGIQLREKQKVRIRYGVLERQFRRYYHNAVRSRGVTGELLLVTLERRLDNLVYRLGFAPSRPAARQLVRHRHFSVNDQIVDIPSYQVAPGQVIKVRDKSKRLDIIHLALRDGGRGTDLSWLRVDKARLEGELLAIPSRMEIPTTAQEQLIVELYSR, encoded by the coding sequence ATGGCACGATATACAGGACCAAAAAGCCGGCTGTGCCGACGCGAGGGGGAGCACCTCTTCGGGACCCGCTGCCAGTCCGGCAAGTGTTCGCTCGACAAGGCCCCCGGTGGTCCGGGGCAGCATGGCAGCCGCCCGCGACGCAAGACGTCGGAATACGGCATCCAACTGCGCGAAAAGCAAAAGGTCCGAATCCGTTATGGCGTTCTGGAGCGGCAATTCCGCCGTTACTACCATAACGCCGTCCGTTCCCGGGGTGTGACCGGTGAGTTGTTGCTCGTCACGCTCGAGCGCCGCCTGGACAACCTGGTGTATCGTCTGGGCTTCGCCCCGTCGCGTCCGGCCGCGCGACAGTTGGTGCGCCATCGGCACTTTTCGGTCAACGATCAAATCGTGGATATACCCTCGTATCAGGTCGCGCCGGGTCAGGTCATCAAGGTGCGCGACAAGTCCAAGCGCCTCGACATTATTCATTTGGCACTGCGCGACGGTGGCCGCGGCACCGATTTGTCGTGGCTAAGGGTCGACAAGGCGCGCCTGGAAGGAGAGCTCCTGGCGATTCCGTCGCGGATGGAGATTCCGACGACCGCTCAGGAACAATTGATCGTGGAGTTGTATTCACGCTAA
- a CDS encoding DNA-directed RNA polymerase subunit alpha yields MKWRALTMPREAVADDGVGDRRYGRFYIEPLERGFGNTIGNALRRSLLSSIQGAAVTNVRIEGVVHEFSTIPGVYEDVTDLILNIKQVRPELISDGPEMLVLDVEEVGRYSAANIEGNSNVKIHNPDLHLIELTKAARVRIEMEVTSGRGYVMAEGNKRADDPIGTIPVDSMFSPVTKVNYSVENTRVGQRTDFDRLILDVWTDGTISPADALSYSSKILRDHFQLFVTIEEEFVEEMSPEIDDETLRIRQLLKLRVDELELSVRSSNCLRAANIMTLEDLVRRSESEMLKYRNFGRKSLTELNAILSEMNLHFGMDVDRYKDPHEHQAVESLA; encoded by the coding sequence ATGAAGTGGAGAGCGCTGACCATGCCGCGGGAAGCGGTGGCCGACGACGGTGTCGGTGACCGCCGCTACGGGCGCTTCTATATCGAACCGCTGGAACGCGGGTTCGGCAACACGATCGGTAACGCGTTGCGCCGGTCCCTGCTGTCATCGATTCAGGGGGCGGCGGTGACGAATGTCCGCATCGAAGGCGTCGTCCATGAGTTCTCGACGATTCCGGGCGTGTACGAGGACGTGACCGACCTGATCCTCAACATCAAGCAAGTCCGGCCCGAATTGATTTCCGACGGGCCCGAAATGCTGGTCCTCGACGTCGAGGAAGTCGGGCGTTACAGCGCGGCGAACATCGAGGGCAATTCAAACGTCAAGATTCACAATCCCGACCTGCACCTCATCGAGCTGACCAAGGCGGCGCGTGTCCGCATCGAGATGGAAGTCACCTCCGGACGCGGCTATGTCATGGCCGAAGGAAATAAGCGTGCCGACGATCCGATCGGTACGATCCCGGTCGATTCGATGTTCTCACCGGTGACCAAAGTCAACTACTCCGTCGAAAACACGCGCGTCGGACAGCGCACCGACTTCGACCGGCTGATCCTGGACGTTTGGACCGACGGCACCATCTCCCCGGCTGATGCGCTGTCGTACTCTTCGAAGATTCTGCGCGATCACTTCCAGCTCTTTGTCACCATCGAAGAGGAGTTCGTCGAGGAGATGTCGCCCGAAATCGACGATGAAACGCTGCGCATCCGCCAGTTGCTCAAGCTGCGGGTCGACGAACTGGAGTTGTCGGTTCGTTCGTCCAACTGCCTGCGGGCGGCCAACATCATGACCCTCGAAGATTTGGTGCGGCGCAGCGAATCGGAAATGCTCAAATACCGAAACTTCGGACGCAAGTCGCTGACCGAGTTGAACGCCATCCTGTCTGAGATGAACCTGCACTTCGGCATGGATGTCGACCGTTACAAGGATCCGCACGAGCATCAGGCGGTGGAATCGCTCGCCTGA
- the rplQ gene encoding 50S ribosomal protein L17 produces the protein MRHGRTIRKLGRTAAHRRAMLGNMASSLFRANAIVTTVPKARVVRSVAEKLITLGKRGDLHARRMAARRIKDRGILRRLFEEIAPQFADRQGGYTRLLKLGTRKGDGAQLARVELLMPVTTATPESDDQKGKSSKRRKKSEPAAAEAAG, from the coding sequence ATGAGACACGGCCGCACCATACGCAAACTGGGACGCACAGCGGCGCATCGTCGCGCGATGCTGGGGAACATGGCTTCGTCGTTGTTCCGTGCCAATGCCATCGTAACGACTGTGCCCAAGGCGCGTGTCGTGCGTTCGGTGGCCGAGAAGCTGATCACGCTCGGCAAACGCGGCGATCTGCACGCACGCCGTATGGCGGCGCGGCGCATCAAGGATCGCGGCATCCTGCGACGCCTCTTCGAGGAGATCGCTCCGCAATTCGCCGACCGTCAGGGCGGCTATACCCGTCTGCTGAAGTTGGGGACGCGCAAGGGCGACGGTGCGCAGTTGGCACGCGTCGAGTTGCTGATGCCCGTGACGACCGCGACGCCTGAGTCCGACGATCAGAAGGGCAAGTCGTCAAAGCGGCGAAAGAAGAGCGAGCCCGCCGCGGCCGAAGCTGCGGGGTAG